One Campylobacterota bacterium DNA segment encodes these proteins:
- a CDS encoding phage tail assembly protein: MFNEEHFKKYDEFIETLPDGGKEVTLSGGEKVVMREPTVQDQITASKMGSAAENEITFIANLSMKTPAEIKGMKLKDYSRLQAALNHFLF; the protein is encoded by the coding sequence ATGTTTAATGAAGAGCATTTCAAAAAATACGATGAGTTTATCGAAACGCTTCCGGACGGGGGCAAAGAGGTAACTCTTTCAGGCGGAGAAAAAGTAGTCATGCGTGAGCCGACGGTTCAGGATCAAATCACTGCAAGCAAGATGGGTAGTGCTGCCGAGAACGAGATCACGTTCATTGCGAATCTGAGCATGAAAACGCCTGCCGAAATCAAAGGGATGAAGCTCAAAGATTACAGTCGACTGCAGGCGGCGCTGAACCATTTTTTGTTCTAA
- a CDS encoding phage tail tape measure protein: MERMLSLGLVLTAKDMFSPMFSKLNSGVGQVTSKLESFNTTTSKWGTGLTAISASTRGMSETVISSFADLENARTQLENTLMKSDGSVGSYFKQIDAQAMQLGNALPGTTADFYQMASSLKALGVEEKSIIGGALQSAAYLGVVLKIPYEEAATATAKFKEALGIADQELLPFIDDIQRLSHMGVQVGEMSFAFSKIGATMKGLGMTGLKAARDVEPLIGMLIKSGFSGETVGTNLGNIIKSAVSYEGNKDLDALGIKLNFTDASGNFKGTANMIKELEKLKAIKSDTARLNIIESIFGKGEASGMANVLIQNGTSGLQAFNKKMQEQADLNTRVANSSKTLGNMWEAFQGTMSNLFAIMGESVAPGLKSMTGWLNNATSSISDFSKEHPILTQGLSWIVVGLTAVTFAAGSTLIAVSVLGRSFAMTKALFLTTAGEATLLSKAILFVGGAVKTVGLFLLTNPIGLAITGIATAAFLIYKYWGPIKAFFADMINSIGSWFNNLFAWFDKKIQTVGSTIQKVKSFFGENDAAPIQRTPNPRVAAVRGVAQKAGTSNTVNVNITNPNFTSKEHAAATQKQIDEQVRKAMARQANDKKDRSYS, from the coding sequence ATGGAAAGAATGCTGTCACTGGGGCTGGTCCTTACTGCAAAAGATATGTTCTCCCCCATGTTCTCGAAATTAAATTCGGGTGTTGGACAAGTCACTTCGAAGCTCGAATCATTCAATACAACTACCTCTAAATGGGGAACAGGGCTAACTGCGATCAGTGCCTCCACGCGTGGAATGAGTGAAACCGTCATCAGCTCGTTTGCCGATCTCGAAAACGCTCGGACGCAGCTCGAAAACACCCTTATGAAATCAGACGGGAGCGTCGGCTCCTATTTCAAACAGATCGATGCACAGGCCATGCAACTCGGAAATGCACTTCCCGGAACCACTGCCGATTTCTATCAGATGGCTTCCTCGCTTAAAGCGCTCGGAGTCGAAGAAAAAAGTATCATCGGGGGTGCCTTGCAATCAGCAGCATATCTCGGTGTCGTTCTGAAAATCCCCTATGAAGAAGCCGCAACAGCAACCGCAAAATTCAAAGAGGCCCTAGGTATCGCCGATCAGGAGTTGCTCCCTTTTATCGATGATATCCAGCGCCTCTCGCACATGGGAGTTCAGGTAGGCGAAATGAGCTTCGCATTCTCGAAGATCGGGGCCACGATGAAAGGGCTCGGGATGACAGGGCTCAAAGCGGCTCGCGACGTCGAGCCTCTGATCGGGATGCTGATCAAGTCCGGTTTCTCTGGAGAGACGGTAGGTACCAACCTGGGGAACATCATCAAAAGCGCCGTTTCCTACGAAGGAAATAAAGATCTCGATGCATTGGGCATAAAACTCAATTTTACCGATGCATCCGGAAATTTCAAAGGGACGGCCAATATGATCAAAGAGCTCGAGAAACTCAAAGCAATCAAAAGCGATACTGCTCGGCTGAACATTATCGAATCCATTTTCGGTAAAGGTGAAGCATCAGGGATGGCCAATGTTCTTATCCAAAACGGAACATCGGGGTTGCAGGCATTCAATAAAAAGATGCAGGAGCAGGCAGACCTAAATACGCGTGTAGCCAATTCGTCAAAAACGCTCGGGAATATGTGGGAAGCGTTCCAAGGTACGATGAGCAACCTCTTTGCAATCATGGGAGAGAGCGTTGCTCCAGGCTTAAAGAGTATGACCGGTTGGCTCAATAACGCCACCTCATCAATATCCGACTTTTCAAAAGAACACCCCATATTGACACAGGGTCTGTCATGGATCGTCGTAGGGCTTACTGCAGTTACATTCGCAGCAGGTAGTACGCTGATCGCGGTAAGCGTTTTGGGTAGATCCTTTGCCATGACAAAAGCATTGTTTCTTACTACAGCTGGTGAAGCGACCCTGTTGAGTAAAGCGATTTTATTTGTAGGAGGAGCCGTAAAAACAGTAGGGCTTTTTTTGCTCACTAACCCAATAGGCTTGGCAATCACCGGGATTGCAACGGCAGCATTCCTGATTTACAAATACTGGGGCCCTATCAAAGCGTTCTTTGCGGATATGATCAACTCGATCGGAAGTTGGTTCAATAATCTGTTTGCGTGGTTTGACAAAAAGATCCAAACCGTCGGATCAACGATTCAAAAAGTTAAAAGTTTTTTCGGAGAAAATGACGCTGCCCCCATTCAAAGAACACCGAATCCAAGGGTAGCAGCGGTGCGTGGAGTGGCACAAAAAGCCGGAACAAGCAACACGGTGAACGTCAATATCACAAACCCGAATTTTACTTCCAAAGAACACGCCGCAGCCACCCAGAAGCAGATCGATGAGCAGGTGCGCAAAGCGATGGCCCGACAAGCGAATGACAAAAAAGACCGGAGCTACTCATGA
- a CDS encoding phage tail protein, producing the protein MMAMIGDFAFDIRTNDFDRLSRSLSYSFAEIPKAQNYEGSQSVGKDTEEISLSGSHITLRSGLKPLAALEAIANKKQAVPFIMGYGDVLGDFKITKISEDRSVFLEDGKSLRVEFSIDLKRVRS; encoded by the coding sequence ATGATGGCAATGATCGGCGATTTCGCCTTTGATATCCGGACGAATGATTTCGACCGGCTGAGCCGCTCTCTCAGCTATAGCTTCGCGGAGATCCCGAAGGCGCAGAACTATGAAGGATCGCAGAGCGTCGGTAAGGATACGGAGGAGATCAGCCTATCGGGAAGCCATATCACCCTCCGAAGCGGACTCAAGCCGCTGGCCGCTCTCGAAGCGATCGCCAATAAAAAACAGGCGGTTCCCTTTATCATGGGGTACGGCGACGTTCTTGGAGACTTCAAGATCACAAAGATCAGCGAAGACCGATCGGTATTCCTCGAAGACGGAAAATCTCTGCGCGTCGAATTTTCGATCGATCTCAAAAGGGTCCGGTCATGA
- a CDS encoding tail protein X, with translation MKHTVATHGDRLDRIIYAYYGTLDVMNEVMMANVHLMKKTILDDGDKVYLPDIETATPEEKGVSLW, from the coding sequence ATGAAACACACCGTAGCGACTCATGGCGACCGTCTCGACCGCATCATTTACGCTTACTACGGTACTTTGGATGTGATGAACGAAGTGATGATGGCCAATGTACATCTCATGAAAAAAACGATCCTGGATGATGGAGACAAAGTCTATCTGCCGGATATCGAAACGGCCACCCCGGAAGAGAAAGGGGTAAGTCTATGGTAA
- a CDS encoding contractile injection system protein, VgrG/Pvc8 family produces MVKIPDFRITANGKDVTEQLRKYLIGIDYTDDIDNEADGFSIKFQGESFTPPSFKDVLKVWLGYAHDLWYIGSFSVLKSRLDYETMEIEVTATPVDFGSDIKEKRTTAYDNATLQQILGKIAARHGLSVKNSFPKHTYTHKAQTNESDLVFMRRLARELGATFAIKNNTILFRPKKGGDQESELPVLTIDAKQTKGLWLETLDKTVYRSAVASWHSTKENKTKRVTVGSGKPVLKVRGSFKDEADARIKAKAKLEGSNRGNVRGGFEHEGINVIAGAKIDLPNLPPGWPTSFGVKQVRHSWGDGGYTVNVEFEN; encoded by the coding sequence ATGGTAAAAATCCCCGATTTTCGCATTACGGCCAACGGCAAAGATGTGACCGAACAGCTGAGGAAGTATCTGATCGGTATCGACTATACCGATGACATCGACAACGAGGCAGACGGATTTTCGATCAAATTCCAGGGAGAAAGTTTCACCCCCCCATCATTCAAAGACGTGCTGAAGGTGTGGCTCGGGTATGCCCACGACCTCTGGTATATCGGGTCATTCAGCGTCCTCAAGTCCCGCCTCGATTACGAGACGATGGAGATAGAGGTGACGGCGACTCCGGTCGATTTCGGAAGCGATATCAAAGAGAAACGCACGACCGCATACGACAACGCCACGCTCCAGCAGATACTCGGGAAAATCGCGGCCAGACACGGCCTGAGCGTAAAGAACAGCTTCCCGAAACACACCTATACCCACAAGGCTCAGACGAACGAAAGCGATCTGGTATTCATGCGCCGCCTTGCACGTGAGCTGGGGGCAACGTTCGCGATCAAAAACAACACGATTCTCTTCCGACCGAAAAAAGGGGGAGATCAGGAATCGGAGCTTCCGGTGCTCACTATCGATGCCAAACAGACCAAAGGGCTCTGGCTCGAGACGCTGGACAAGACCGTTTACCGATCGGCGGTAGCGTCGTGGCACAGTACGAAGGAAAACAAGACCAAGCGGGTCACTGTGGGCTCCGGGAAACCGGTATTGAAGGTTCGGGGGTCGTTCAAAGATGAGGCGGATGCACGGATTAAGGCAAAAGCCAAACTCGAAGGTTCCAACCGTGGCAACGTTCGCGGGGGGTTCGAGCATGAAGGGATCAACGTGATCGCCGGGGCGAAGATCGATCTGCCCAACCTGCCACCGGGGTGGCCGACGTCGTTCGGGGTCAAGCAGGTGCGCCACTCATGGGGGGATGGCGGGTACACGGTCAACGTGGAATTTGAAAATTAA
- a CDS encoding DNA adenine methylase, which produces MQRLKAPFAWIGGKSKLADDIVAMFPEHRLYVEVFGGALNVLYRKPSPASSRIAEVVNDINGELINLHRIIRTNPQSLSTCLNRLLISREVFADILSGRMKPTNNIERAAFYYYLLTQSFGAKGTTFAMSAKSRRPKDIYKDFGQWSRRLKFVTIEHMSFDRLVRTYDADDAFFYCDPPYVSTESYYQHTGGFGEAEHRQLSELLHGIKGKFLLSYNDCDLVLGLYADMNIRSSKPIDYTLRGAHQKKEVREVFISNY; this is translated from the coding sequence ATGCAGCGTCTCAAAGCCCCGTTCGCTTGGATTGGGGGCAAATCCAAACTTGCCGACGATATCGTGGCCATGTTCCCAGAGCATCGCCTCTACGTCGAAGTGTTCGGAGGAGCCCTCAACGTCCTCTACCGAAAACCCTCCCCCGCCTCATCCCGCATAGCCGAAGTGGTCAACGACATCAACGGCGAGCTGATCAATCTCCATCGGATCATACGGACAAATCCGCAATCCTTGTCGACGTGTCTCAACCGGCTGCTGATCAGCCGAGAGGTCTTCGCCGATATTCTCTCCGGGCGCATGAAACCGACCAACAACATCGAGCGCGCAGCATTCTACTATTACCTGCTCACCCAGAGCTTCGGAGCCAAAGGGACGACGTTCGCCATGAGCGCCAAGAGCAGACGTCCCAAAGACATCTACAAGGACTTCGGCCAATGGTCGCGCCGGTTGAAATTTGTCACGATCGAGCACATGAGCTTCGACCGGCTGGTCCGGACGTATGATGCCGATGATGCCTTCTTCTACTGCGACCCTCCCTACGTGTCGACCGAGAGCTACTATCAGCATACCGGAGGGTTCGGCGAAGCGGAACACCGGCAACTGTCCGAGCTGCTTCACGGTATCAAAGGTAAGTTTCTCTTGAGCTACAACGACTGCGATCTGGTGCTGGGACTCTATGCTGACATGAACATCCGATCGAGCAAGCCGATCGATTACACCCTTCGAGGAGCACATCAGAAGAAAGAGGTTCGGGAGGTGTTTATTTCGAATTATTAG
- the flgL gene encoding flagellar hook-associated protein FlgL, producing the protein MRVTSSSFYNNIYGEHNKANRQMFDVTKQISSGLKIQYAHEDPTIFVDTLRLDSEITTLVQVQKSVDNGYKFSSQTDSTIGQIVEKLEQVKVKMLHAANEIHSDISLQAIAKELRGLQTNLISLANSSIGGQFLFSGSATTTQPISQDGTYQGNDENLESFMGTGLTQKYNLTGAQLFLGEEKYVNRTVVTNMEQLLAADQSAITPSSTIADLMGDTTGAMSQPSYFYINGTRSDGTAFKSAIEMDANETVDDLLKRIALAYDPNQTNPQGDQVEITLNSGGQIQIVDRFKGSSQLDFHMVGAVDLSGSGAADVTDIDALQLGTTDFAAAAAAGGPPNSIFVKEFTRSGFSTPTGTANTIEGINYDRTNFVKDGASLISNVPQIVKSDNSVAQPTTKLLDVAGVDSATNTLIGTTLNLQGKNIYGVAYDLQINLTAASSVSGTVGGVPITGFNIYNADTARTAADADTMSYQQLLDVVNMAVSGSLPAANTAAAYDAAITTANLRSSTTLDYAGRMVVKDKIYTDTQAAVSLYDNTSDTYPATDTTTNSGSSLVFNANSALTVRDPRTDFFARLEEIIQSVEQGKYRSDGTDGLDPRNVGIEEAIAMLDDITEHTTRMQTEAGTYSQTLLGASERTEILIMSATTLRSDVIDTDIAEAHLRMQQLQLNYQAMLSSISKVSELSLVNYL; encoded by the coding sequence ATGCGCGTTACATCTTCTTCGTTCTACAATAATATTTACGGTGAGCACAATAAAGCCAATCGTCAGATGTTCGATGTAACGAAACAGATTTCCTCCGGTCTGAAAATTCAATACGCGCATGAAGATCCTACGATATTCGTCGATACATTACGTCTGGACAGTGAAATCACGACGTTGGTCCAGGTTCAAAAGAGTGTCGATAACGGTTATAAATTTTCGAGCCAGACCGACTCGACGATCGGGCAGATCGTCGAAAAACTCGAACAAGTAAAAGTAAAGATGCTTCACGCGGCCAATGAAATCCATTCCGACATCAGTTTGCAGGCTATTGCCAAAGAGCTTCGGGGGCTCCAGACCAATCTGATTTCGCTGGCGAACAGTTCTATCGGTGGTCAGTTTCTCTTTTCCGGAAGCGCGACGACGACTCAGCCTATCAGTCAGGACGGAACGTATCAGGGTAATGACGAGAATCTTGAATCGTTTATGGGAACCGGTTTGACACAAAAATACAACTTGACCGGGGCACAGCTGTTTCTCGGAGAAGAGAAATACGTCAACCGGACGGTTGTGACCAACATGGAACAGCTGCTCGCCGCGGATCAAAGTGCGATCACTCCTTCCAGTACCATTGCCGATTTAATGGGAGATACCACCGGGGCGATGAGCCAACCCTCTTATTTTTACATCAACGGAACACGAAGCGACGGAACCGCATTCAAGTCGGCGATCGAAATGGATGCGAACGAAACGGTCGATGACCTGCTGAAACGAATTGCTCTCGCATACGATCCCAATCAGACCAACCCGCAGGGTGACCAGGTAGAGATAACTCTCAATTCCGGTGGACAGATCCAAATCGTCGACCGTTTCAAAGGTTCCAGCCAACTCGATTTTCACATGGTCGGGGCGGTCGATTTAAGCGGAAGCGGTGCCGCCGATGTTACCGATATCGACGCATTGCAGCTTGGAACGACCGATTTCGCTGCTGCGGCAGCCGCAGGTGGACCGCCAAACAGTATTTTTGTAAAAGAATTTACCCGCAGCGGTTTTTCCACCCCTACCGGAACGGCCAACACCATCGAAGGGATTAATTACGACCGTACCAACTTTGTCAAAGACGGTGCGAGCCTGATTTCCAACGTCCCGCAAATCGTCAAATCGGATAATTCCGTAGCGCAGCCGACGACCAAGCTACTCGATGTCGCCGGGGTCGATTCCGCTACGAATACGCTTATCGGAACGACGCTGAACCTGCAGGGGAAAAATATCTACGGCGTAGCATACGACCTTCAAATCAATCTAACCGCCGCCTCTTCGGTAAGCGGAACGGTTGGAGGGGTTCCCATCACCGGATTCAATATTTACAACGCGGATACGGCACGAACGGCGGCAGACGCCGATACGATGAGTTATCAGCAGCTTCTCGATGTTGTCAATATGGCCGTCAGCGGCTCGTTACCCGCTGCCAATACCGCAGCAGCCTACGATGCGGCGATCACTACCGCAAACTTACGATCATCGACCACTCTCGACTATGCCGGACGGATGGTGGTCAAGGATAAAATCTATACCGATACGCAGGCGGCAGTTTCGCTGTACGACAATACTTCCGACACCTATCCCGCCACCGACACCACAACCAACAGTGGTTCTTCTTTGGTTTTTAACGCCAACAGCGCCCTGACGGTACGTGATCCGAGAACCGATTTTTTTGCCCGCTTAGAAGAGATCATCCAGTCTGTCGAACAGGGCAAATACCGATCGGACGGCACGGACGGCCTTGATCCCCGAAACGTAGGGATCGAGGAAGCGATCGCCATGCTTGATGACATTACCGAACATACGACCCGGATGCAAACGGAGGCAGGAACTTACTCGCAAACCTTGCTCGGAGCGTCTGAACGGACCGAAATTCTGATCATGAGCGCGACAACGCTCCGTTCCGATGTCATCGATACCGACATCGCCGAAGCGCATCTGCGGATGCAACAGTTGCAGCTCAATTACCAGGCGATGCTCTCGAGTATCTCGAAAGTCTCCGAACTCTCGCTCGTCAACTATCTCTAA
- a CDS encoding DNA translocase FtsK: MPTSPKRICGCNSCSSITRRCSRVSRKSPNSRSSTISKLCQKSGVSPLFCYNQPTFQILGKEHPILRDTLFIAGFGILFYLGIATIIGSASIIGAYGASFAAYNIHIFGYVAYTYLLLLMVPLFYWHKYDGGLHRRLEMAGIFALLFFALVFFQALVVEGPYRGAFGGSIVDFLGVYIGTFGLWVLWLMIVAVSVIVVMEQSLAELAEPLKEYMEKPLTSPKSLDKKAAGGFTVSPSFDDVSDDVPTIPVFQEPLVENAVWPAAEPSPQPTVAEKSAERLATVAEEVPSQPLLQAVPEAAAERPKESTILTMAKKVKESKQQAIVVDELEENKMLLEQIDRGVTEKPKNFKLPPIDIFQNPPKKQSGIDEAELDDKIKDLIEKLKHFNIDGDVVRTYAGPVVSTFEFKPAANIKVSKILGLQDDLAMALRAQTIRIQAPIPGKDVVGIEIPNKSVETIYIRELFESQLFKEAASPLTLVLGKDIVGKPFITDLKKLPHLLIAGTTGSGKSVGINAMILSLLYKNSPDQLKLMMIDPKMLEFSIYNDIPHLLTPVITKPKEAIAALSNMVYEMERRYKLMSETRTKNIENFNEKAKKEGYEPLPYIVVIIDELADLMMTSGKDVEYSIARLAQMARASGIHLIVATQRPSVDVVTGLIKANLPSRISYKVGQKIDSKIILDGQGAESLLGRGDMLFTPPGMSGLVRLHAPWSTETEIEKVVEFLKAQREPDYDRRFLRESDDASSPGAGGGNDEELDELYEEAKSIVLSEQKTSISYLQRRLQIGYNRSARLIEQLENNGILSAPNAKGNRDIITDDPF, translated from the coding sequence ATACCGACATCGCCGAAGCGCATCTGCGGATGCAACAGTTGCAGCTCAATTACCAGGCGATGCTCTCGAGTATCTCGAAAGTCTCCGAACTCTCGCTCGTCAACTATCTCTAAACTATGTCAAAAAAGCGGGGTTTCTCCCCTTTTTTGCTATAATCAGCCTACTTTTCAGATCCTCGGTAAGGAACATCCCATTTTACGCGATACGTTATTTATTGCCGGATTCGGCATCCTTTTTTATCTCGGCATCGCCACGATTATCGGCAGCGCATCGATCATCGGTGCATACGGGGCATCGTTTGCGGCCTACAATATCCATATTTTCGGCTACGTCGCCTATACCTATCTCCTTCTCCTGATGGTCCCCCTCTTTTACTGGCACAAATACGACGGCGGGCTTCATCGTCGGCTTGAAATGGCGGGGATTTTCGCGCTGCTTTTCTTCGCCCTCGTTTTTTTTCAGGCGCTCGTGGTCGAGGGACCTTACCGCGGTGCCTTCGGAGGCAGCATCGTCGATTTCCTGGGCGTTTACATCGGAACGTTCGGATTGTGGGTCCTGTGGCTGATGATTGTCGCCGTCTCGGTCATCGTCGTCATGGAGCAGAGCCTCGCGGAACTGGCCGAACCGCTCAAAGAATACATGGAAAAACCGCTTACCTCTCCCAAATCTCTCGATAAAAAAGCAGCCGGCGGCTTTACGGTTTCCCCTTCCTTCGACGACGTATCGGATGACGTTCCGACAATCCCGGTATTTCAGGAGCCTCTAGTCGAAAATGCCGTTTGGCCTGCAGCGGAGCCGTCGCCTCAGCCGACCGTTGCCGAAAAAAGTGCGGAGCGCCTCGCAACCGTAGCTGAGGAGGTTCCCTCCCAGCCGCTCCTGCAGGCCGTACCCGAAGCGGCGGCGGAACGTCCGAAAGAATCGACGATCCTGACCATGGCCAAAAAAGTCAAAGAGTCCAAACAGCAGGCTATCGTCGTCGATGAACTCGAAGAAAACAAAATGCTGCTCGAACAGATCGACCGGGGAGTGACCGAAAAACCCAAGAATTTCAAGCTCCCGCCCATCGATATTTTCCAGAATCCCCCCAAAAAGCAAAGCGGCATCGACGAAGCGGAACTCGACGACAAGATCAAAGACCTGATCGAGAAGCTCAAACATTTCAATATCGACGGCGACGTCGTACGCACCTACGCCGGCCCCGTGGTATCGACGTTCGAGTTCAAACCGGCCGCCAACATCAAAGTCTCGAAAATACTGGGGCTTCAGGATGACCTGGCAATGGCGTTGCGGGCACAGACGATCCGCATCCAGGCCCCGATTCCGGGTAAAGACGTCGTCGGGATCGAAATCCCCAACAAAAGCGTCGAGACCATTTACATCCGCGAACTCTTCGAAAGCCAGCTGTTCAAAGAGGCGGCCTCCCCGCTGACGCTGGTACTGGGCAAAGACATTGTCGGAAAACCCTTTATCACCGATCTCAAAAAGCTTCCCCATCTTCTCATCGCCGGAACGACGGGAAGCGGCAAAAGCGTCGGGATCAACGCCATGATCCTGAGCCTCCTGTACAAAAATTCCCCCGACCAGCTCAAACTGATGATGATCGATCCGAAAATGCTCGAATTTTCGATCTACAACGACATCCCCCATCTCTTGACGCCGGTCATCACCAAGCCCAAAGAAGCGATCGCGGCGCTGAGCAATATGGTGTACGAAATGGAGCGGCGCTACAAACTCATGAGCGAAACGCGCACCAAAAACATCGAGAACTTCAACGAAAAAGCGAAAAAAGAAGGGTACGAGCCGCTCCCCTACATCGTCGTCATCATCGACGAACTCGCCGATTTGATGATGACCAGCGGCAAGGATGTCGAATACTCGATCGCCCGCCTCGCGCAAATGGCCCGTGCCAGCGGTATCCACCTGATCGTTGCGACCCAACGTCCGAGCGTCGACGTCGTCACGGGGCTTATCAAAGCCAACCTCCCCTCCCGCATCAGCTACAAGGTGGGCCAGAAAATCGACAGTAAGATCATCCTTGACGGACAGGGGGCCGAATCGTTGCTGGGGCGCGGGGACATGCTCTTCACCCCTCCGGGAATGAGCGGTCTGGTCCGCCTGCACGCACCGTGGAGTACCGAAACCGAAATCGAAAAAGTGGTCGAGTTCCTCAAAGCCCAGCGCGAACCCGATTACGACCGCCGCTTCCTGCGCGAGAGCGACGATGCCTCCTCTCCCGGTGCAGGCGGAGGAAACGACGAAGAACTCGACGAACTTTACGAAGAGGCGAAAAGCATTGTCCTCTCCGAGCAAAAAACCTCGATCAGCTATCTCCAGCGCCGGTTGCAGATCGGCTACAACCGTTCTGCCCGCCTGATCGAGCAGCTCGAGAACAACGGCATCCTCTCCGCTCCCAATGCCAAAGGCAACCGCGACATCATCACCGACGATCCTTTCTGA